One Bosea sp. 685 DNA segment encodes these proteins:
- a CDS encoding ABC transporter permease subunit, with translation MSGAIAAKQRLAGWRLPRLGPLWLALPGVIFLGIFFAYPVAQLLGLSLVDPATGAFSIATYQRIAGTDVYLRVLGITFRIAGYTAMYSLLIGYPLAYWLARLPDMFRGRMLLFVMVPFWTSYLVKTFAWMIVLGRSGIINALATGSGIVDQPLALLHNEFGVMVGMVHAMVPLAVMTLLPVMAGIDRRLVQAAQTLGASPAHAFWLVYFKLSLPGVAAAGLLVFISSLGFFIVPAFLGGRRETMLAQLIITQIQELLNWPFAGALAAMMLATALISCWLYDRLFGLSTIAGGSAQVSTGRIRDLGLVILGWIAALAGKLAALTRMVLGKRGSGLILPLFAWVTIAFLVVPTLLVIPLAFTSSQFLEFPPPGYSLTWFETYFASPLWIQATIRSFLVAFATAVAATTVGGFTALALANSRTRWGGLIFAFFLAPMIVPRIVIAVGLFYLFARMGLIATDLGLIIGHTVLAIPFTLVTIAAVLKSYDQRLDQAAATLGANRLRTLVGVTIPLVKGGLVAAFLFAFITSFDELTIAIFVSGGIKTTLPKQMWDDMILQLNPTLAAVSVVVFVVVTVMLVTAERFRRTP, from the coding sequence ATGAGCGGCGCGATCGCAGCCAAGCAACGTCTGGCGGGCTGGCGGCTGCCGCGGCTAGGCCCGCTCTGGCTCGCGCTGCCCGGCGTCATCTTCCTCGGCATCTTCTTCGCCTATCCGGTCGCACAGCTCCTGGGCCTGAGCCTCGTCGATCCCGCGACCGGCGCCTTCTCGATAGCCACCTATCAGCGCATCGCCGGCACGGATGTCTATCTGCGCGTCCTCGGCATCACCTTCCGCATCGCCGGCTACACGGCGATGTATTCGCTGCTGATCGGCTATCCCCTGGCCTACTGGCTGGCGCGCCTGCCGGACATGTTCCGCGGCCGCATGCTGCTCTTCGTCATGGTGCCGTTCTGGACGAGCTATCTCGTCAAGACCTTCGCCTGGATGATCGTGCTCGGCCGCAGCGGCATCATCAACGCGCTGGCGACGGGTTCGGGGATCGTCGATCAGCCGCTGGCGCTGCTCCACAACGAGTTCGGCGTCATGGTCGGCATGGTTCACGCCATGGTGCCGCTGGCGGTGATGACGCTTCTGCCGGTCATGGCCGGCATCGACCGGCGCCTCGTCCAGGCGGCGCAGACGCTCGGGGCCTCGCCGGCTCACGCCTTCTGGCTGGTCTATTTCAAGCTCTCGCTGCCTGGCGTCGCCGCCGCGGGGCTGCTCGTCTTCATCTCCTCGCTCGGCTTCTTCATCGTGCCGGCATTCCTCGGCGGTCGCCGCGAGACCATGCTGGCGCAGCTCATCATCACCCAGATCCAGGAGCTGCTGAACTGGCCCTTCGCGGGAGCGCTGGCGGCCATGATGCTCGCAACCGCGCTGATCTCCTGCTGGCTCTATGACCGGCTCTTCGGCCTCTCCACCATTGCCGGCGGCTCCGCACAGGTCAGTACAGGACGCATCCGCGATCTCGGCCTCGTCATCCTCGGCTGGATCGCGGCGCTGGCGGGCAAGCTCGCCGCGCTGACCCGCATGGTTCTCGGCAAGCGCGGCAGTGGTTTGATCCTGCCGCTCTTCGCCTGGGTCACGATCGCCTTCCTCGTGGTGCCGACGCTGCTCGTGATCCCGCTCGCCTTCACCTCCTCGCAGTTCCTCGAATTTCCACCGCCGGGCTATAGCCTGACCTGGTTCGAGACCTATTTCGCCTCGCCGCTCTGGATCCAGGCGACGATCCGCTCCTTCCTCGTCGCCTTCGCCACCGCGGTCGCCGCAACGACGGTCGGCGGCTTCACGGCGCTGGCGCTGGCCAACAGCCGCACGCGCTGGGGTGGGCTGATCTTCGCTTTCTTTCTCGCGCCGATGATCGTGCCGCGCATCGTGATCGCGGTTGGACTGTTCTATCTGTTTGCCCGGATGGGCCTGATCGCGACGGATCTGGGCCTCATCATCGGCCATACCGTGCTGGCGATCCCGTTCACGCTCGTCACCATCGCCGCCGTGCTCAAGAGCTACGACCAGCGCCTCGACCAGGCCGCCGCCACGCTCGGCGCCAATCGCCTGCGCACCCTGGTTGGTGTGACGATTCCCCTGGTGAAAGGGGGCCTGGTGGCCGCCTTCCTCTTCGCCTTCATCACCTCTTTCGACGAGCTTACGATCGCGATCTTCGTCAGCGGCGGCATCAAGACGACCCTGCCCAAGCAGATGTGGGACGACATGATCCTGCAATTGAACCCGACCCTGGCGGCCGTATCCGTGGTCGTCTTCGTGGTGGTCACAGTGATGCTCGTGACCGCAGAACGCTTCCGCCGCACACCTTGA
- a CDS encoding ABC transporter ATP-binding protein: protein MTVAAIQPHGGERPPKLVVEGLCKRYGATTALEASSLSVAEGEFLTLLGPSGSGKTTLLQLICGLVEASEGRVIIDGRDQSRTPVHQRDIGLVFQHYALFPHLTVAENIAFPLKMRGRPAAEITRRVADTLEMVHLGHLAQRFPRELSGGQQQRVALARCFVYQPSIILMDEPLGALDKKLREHMQIEIKRLHRESGATIVYVTHDQEEALALSDRICLMNHARIEQLGTPREIYERPRTAFAADFIGISNIFRGTATANGSLETAHGLFSLPDGARCDNGKGALVIRPEHLHLGTEAGNSVAGTVSEIVYAGSETRIIARLDDGAALVLRLGPGETVPGLDERIVAGWQRDKAVLVS, encoded by the coding sequence GTGACTGTGGCAGCGATCCAGCCTCACGGCGGCGAGAGGCCGCCCAAGCTCGTCGTCGAGGGGCTGTGCAAGCGCTATGGCGCGACCACGGCCCTCGAAGCGAGCTCGCTCAGCGTCGCTGAAGGCGAGTTCCTCACGCTGCTGGGCCCTTCGGGCTCCGGCAAGACGACGTTGCTGCAGTTGATCTGCGGTCTCGTGGAGGCCAGCGAAGGCCGCGTGATCATCGACGGGCGCGACCAGTCGCGCACGCCGGTGCATCAGCGCGACATCGGGCTGGTGTTCCAGCACTACGCGCTGTTCCCCCATCTGACGGTTGCCGAGAACATCGCCTTTCCGCTCAAGATGCGCGGCCGGCCAGCAGCCGAGATCACCAGGCGCGTCGCAGACACGCTCGAGATGGTCCATCTCGGCCATCTCGCCCAGCGCTTTCCGCGCGAATTATCGGGCGGACAGCAGCAGCGGGTCGCGCTTGCCCGCTGCTTCGTCTACCAGCCCTCGATCATCCTGATGGATGAGCCACTGGGCGCGCTCGACAAGAAGCTGCGCGAGCATATGCAGATCGAGATCAAGCGGCTGCATCGCGAAAGCGGCGCGACCATCGTCTATGTCACGCATGATCAGGAGGAGGCGCTGGCGCTTTCCGACCGGATCTGCCTGATGAACCATGCCAGGATCGAGCAGCTCGGTACGCCGCGCGAGATCTATGAGCGGCCGCGCACCGCCTTCGCAGCCGACTTCATCGGCATCTCGAACATCTTCCGGGGCACGGCGACCGCCAATGGCTCGCTCGAAACCGCGCATGGCCTTTTCTCCCTGCCCGATGGCGCGCGCTGCGACAACGGCAAGGGCGCCCTGGTGATCCGGCCGGAGCATCTGCATCTCGGCACCGAGGCCGGCAACAGCGTCGCCGGAACGGTCAGCGAGATCGTCTATGCCGGCTCGGAGACACGGATCATCGCCAGGCTCGATGACGGCGCCGCGCTCGTGCTTCGCCTCGGCCCCGGCGAAACGGTTCCCGGCCTCGACGAGCGCATCGTCGCCGGCTGGCAGCGCGACAAGGCGGTGCTGGTGTCATGA
- a CDS encoding ABC transporter substrate-binding protein, translating into MTSKTMNPNRRDLLQLAGGVAAGAMLAPALIGRANAATQITVADPGGPFGPAFRKAFYDPYEKATGNKVVNVAREAEPTAQFKAMVETKSYTWDVCTLTLSARDILASQNLLDPIGFSHADVPQLMPEAISDNFMGTDVYSTVLAYRTDRVKNAPTSWADFFNVEKFPGRRALRKNPIDSIEQALLADGVPLDKLYPLDIERAFKVLDKIKPHIAVWWTGGAQSTQLLQSGEVDMIPGWNARFQAAIDGGTPARIVWNQGLYSIEGWAMPKGGPRAEAARQFIKFCSSPQAQAVYTEILAYGPTNLDAYKTIPTERAKSLPTAPDNLKLMAIANEAWWSANRAAVTERFNAWLLT; encoded by the coding sequence ATGACCAGCAAGACGATGAATCCGAACCGGCGCGACCTGCTGCAATTGGCAGGTGGCGTTGCCGCCGGTGCGATGCTCGCACCGGCCTTGATCGGGCGTGCCAATGCGGCGACGCAGATCACGGTCGCCGATCCCGGTGGACCTTTCGGTCCCGCTTTCCGCAAGGCCTTCTACGACCCTTACGAGAAGGCGACCGGCAACAAGGTCGTCAACGTCGCCCGTGAGGCGGAGCCGACCGCCCAGTTCAAAGCGATGGTCGAGACCAAATCCTACACATGGGACGTCTGCACGCTGACGCTGTCGGCGCGCGACATCCTGGCCTCCCAGAATCTGCTCGATCCGATCGGCTTCTCGCATGCCGACGTACCGCAATTGATGCCGGAGGCGATTTCGGACAACTTCATGGGCACGGACGTCTATTCGACCGTTCTGGCCTATCGCACCGACCGGGTGAAGAACGCGCCGACGAGCTGGGCCGACTTCTTCAACGTCGAGAAATTTCCGGGCCGCCGCGCCCTGCGCAAGAACCCGATCGACTCGATCGAGCAGGCGCTGCTTGCCGACGGCGTGCCGCTCGACAAGCTCTACCCGCTCGATATCGAGCGCGCCTTCAAGGTGCTCGACAAGATCAAGCCGCATATCGCGGTCTGGTGGACCGGCGGCGCCCAGTCGACGCAATTGCTGCAGAGCGGCGAGGTCGACATGATCCCCGGCTGGAATGCGCGTTTCCAGGCCGCGATCGATGGCGGCACGCCGGCCAGGATCGTCTGGAACCAGGGCCTTTACTCGATCGAGGGCTGGGCCATGCCGAAGGGCGGTCCGCGCGCCGAGGCAGCGCGGCAGTTCATCAAGTTCTGCTCGTCGCCGCAGGCGCAAGCCGTCTACACCGAGATCCTGGCCTATGGGCCGACCAATCTCGACGCTTACAAGACGATTCCCACTGAGCGCGCCAAATCGCTCCCGACCGCGCCGGACAACCTCAAGCTGATGGCGATCGCCAATGAGGCCTGGTGGAGCGCCAACCGCGCCGCCGTGACCGAGCGCTTCAACGCCTGGCTGCTGACCTGA
- a CDS encoding enoyl-CoA hydratase/isomerase family protein, with protein sequence MQAFVLSEVRGPVGILTLNRPEVLNAWNAPMRARLVEALDELEANEAVRAIILTGAGDRAFGAGQDLNETKTFDPDRAELWMGEWERLYDRLRSLSKPLIAALNGVAAGSAFQVALLCDLRIGHDGVTMGQPEINSGIASVTGPWIMREMIGIARTIDLTLTGRMMDADECFRIGLINRIVAKEKVTEAALALATELAGKPPVAMRLNKARFREVTEASFRECLKAGIRNQREAYATGEPARMMEEFLAKRAARKSA encoded by the coding sequence ATGCAGGCATTCGTTCTAAGCGAGGTTCGCGGTCCGGTCGGGATTCTGACGCTGAACCGCCCTGAGGTGCTGAATGCGTGGAACGCACCGATGCGGGCGCGACTGGTCGAGGCGCTCGATGAGCTCGAAGCCAATGAGGCGGTGCGCGCCATCATCCTGACGGGCGCTGGCGACCGGGCTTTCGGGGCCGGCCAGGACCTGAACGAGACCAAGACCTTCGATCCCGACCGCGCCGAGCTCTGGATGGGCGAGTGGGAGCGCCTCTACGATCGGCTGCGCTCGCTCTCCAAGCCGCTCATCGCCGCGCTCAACGGCGTCGCGGCGGGCTCGGCCTTCCAGGTCGCCTTGCTCTGCGACCTACGCATTGGCCATGACGGCGTCACCATGGGCCAGCCGGAGATCAATTCCGGCATTGCCTCGGTGACCGGCCCCTGGATCATGCGCGAGATGATCGGGATCGCCCGCACCATCGACCTGACCCTGACCGGGCGGATGATGGATGCCGACGAATGCTTCCGGATCGGCCTGATCAACCGGATCGTGGCGAAGGAGAAGGTGACGGAGGCGGCGCTGGCACTCGCCACGGAGCTAGCCGGAAAGCCACCTGTCGCGATGCGTCTCAACAAGGCCCGCTTCCGCGAGGTTACGGAGGCAAGCTTCCGCGAGTGCCTCAAGGCCGGCATCCGCAACCAGCGCGAGGCTTATGCCACCGGAGAACCCGCCCGCATGATGGAAGAATTCCTCGCAAAAAGAGCCGCGCGCAAAAGCGCCTGA
- a CDS encoding IclR family transcriptional regulator, whose translation MSTLDASPAGRKRAATSDDKAERKDDALMVMSVEKAFRVLSAFGRQHPTLNLSQVASVTGMDLSAAQRFTHTLVKLGFLSKDSETKRFELTAKTLDLGYHFFRSSRLVDRAMPYLMHLSKETEETVNLTMLEDTEIIFVSRFLSRHVLNTDVIIGTRMPAYCTAPGIAMLSRLPEAEALAIIDRSDLQPHTPSTTWQRESLVSKIREARAQGYATAFEEFYLGDASIAAPILDHRGRPEGAVNVAVSCSRYSREEVVTRYSSLIIAAAHAISRV comes from the coding sequence ATGTCCACGCTTGACGCGAGCCCCGCCGGCCGCAAACGCGCCGCCACCTCGGACGATAAGGCCGAGAGGAAAGACGACGCCTTGATGGTGATGTCGGTCGAGAAGGCCTTTCGGGTGCTCTCGGCTTTCGGCCGTCAGCACCCGACGCTGAACCTGTCGCAGGTCGCATCCGTGACCGGGATGGATCTGAGCGCGGCCCAGCGCTTCACCCATACGCTGGTCAAGCTCGGCTTCCTGAGCAAGGACAGCGAGACCAAGCGCTTCGAGCTCACCGCCAAGACGCTCGACCTCGGCTACCATTTCTTCCGCAGCAGCCGGCTGGTCGATCGGGCGATGCCTTATCTGATGCATCTCAGCAAGGAGACCGAGGAGACGGTCAACCTGACCATGCTCGAGGACACCGAGATCATCTTCGTCTCGCGCTTCCTCAGCCGGCATGTGCTGAACACGGACGTCATCATCGGCACGCGGATGCCGGCTTACTGCACGGCGCCTGGCATCGCGATGCTGTCCCGGCTGCCCGAGGCCGAGGCGCTGGCTATCATCGATCGCTCCGACCTGCAGCCCCATACCCCCTCCACGACATGGCAGCGCGAGAGCCTGGTGAGCAAGATCCGGGAGGCGAGGGCGCAGGGTTACGCGACAGCCTTCGAGGAGTTCTATCTGGGCGACGCGTCGATCGCGGCGCCGATCCTCGATCATCGCGGCCGGCCGGAAGGGGCGGTGAATGTCGCGGTGTCGTGTTCGCGCTACAGCCGCGAGGAGGTCGTGACGCGCTACTCCTCCCTGATCATCGCCGCCGCCCACGCGATCTCGCGGGTCTGA
- a CDS encoding (2Fe-2S)-binding protein, with protein MDDHAGQFVRAVSRQGPRITLHFDGEAVEASEGESVLAALLTQRSFLRRTEFGSEPRAGFCLMGACQDCWVWSDTTGRLRACTTNAMAGMVLRSQPPGLDALRG; from the coding sequence ATGGATGATCACGCCGGCCAGTTCGTACGGGCCGTGTCTCGGCAGGGGCCACGCATCACGCTCCATTTCGACGGAGAGGCGGTAGAGGCGTCTGAAGGCGAGAGCGTGCTCGCCGCTCTGCTGACGCAGCGCTCGTTCCTGCGGCGCACGGAGTTCGGCAGCGAGCCACGCGCCGGCTTCTGCCTGATGGGGGCCTGCCAGGACTGTTGGGTCTGGTCGGATACGACTGGGCGATTGCGCGCCTGCACCACCAATGCGATGGCAGGCATGGTCTTGCGCAGCCAGCCGCCAGGGTTGGATGCCTTGCGTGGCTGA
- a CDS encoding NAD(P)/FAD-dependent oxidoreductase, with protein MAEIVVVGAGPAGINAAERLCAHGHRVVLVDEGRQAGGQGYRRPSPGLDLDMAALMGTEAGKYEALHARFARLLPQIDYRPQTLVWAVEDRTLHVVQAGVAATLRFDALVLATGAMDKIAPFPGWTLPGVFTLGGAQVALKDQGCLIGRRVAFLGSSPLLALAAAQYRKLGCEIVAIADTTPFASKLAALPALARSPRTLWRGLSYLGGAMLAGVPVLHGVTPVEVVGDGHVEALILRDRRGRGRHFSCDAIALGYGLKPETQLAELAGATLHFDEAFRLWLPQCDADGRAAPGLYLAGDGAAIGGADAAETSGGLAAMALLVDLGSPVDERARLALRRRLARLRGFQKGLAKAFAWPVGQIRALPDDVMLCRCEEVRIGEIRRAMAQQLGPVEINRVKAMTRCGMGRCQGRVCGPALQEIVAGAAGIAGEQAGRLRVQAPVKPIALCVAGEAP; from the coding sequence GTGGCTGAGATCGTTGTCGTCGGCGCCGGCCCAGCCGGCATCAATGCCGCCGAGCGGCTTTGCGCGCATGGCCATCGCGTCGTGCTGGTCGACGAGGGCCGGCAGGCCGGCGGCCAGGGCTATCGCCGACCGTCGCCCGGTCTCGATCTCGACATGGCGGCGCTGATGGGCACGGAGGCCGGCAAATACGAGGCGCTGCACGCCCGCTTCGCCAGGTTGTTGCCGCAGATAGACTACCGCCCGCAGACGCTGGTCTGGGCGGTCGAGGACCGTACGCTCCATGTGGTCCAGGCGGGTGTTGCCGCGACGCTGCGTTTCGACGCGCTCGTGCTCGCAACCGGCGCGATGGACAAGATCGCGCCGTTCCCGGGCTGGACGCTGCCGGGCGTGTTCACGCTGGGCGGAGCGCAGGTCGCGCTCAAGGACCAGGGGTGCCTGATCGGCCGGCGCGTCGCTTTCCTTGGCTCGTCGCCTCTGCTGGCCCTCGCGGCGGCGCAATACCGCAAGCTTGGCTGCGAGATCGTGGCCATCGCCGACACCACGCCTTTCGCGAGCAAGCTGGCGGCGCTGCCGGCCTTGGCCCGTTCGCCGCGCACGCTGTGGCGCGGCCTGTCCTATCTGGGTGGCGCGATGCTGGCAGGCGTTCCGGTCCTGCATGGTGTGACACCGGTGGAGGTGGTCGGCGACGGCCATGTCGAAGCCTTGATCCTGCGTGATAGGCGTGGGCGCGGGCGTCATTTCTCCTGCGATGCCATTGCGCTGGGCTATGGTCTTAAGCCTGAGACGCAACTGGCGGAGCTCGCCGGCGCGACGCTCCACTTTGACGAGGCCTTCCGGCTCTGGCTGCCGCAATGCGACGCTGACGGGCGCGCCGCGCCGGGCCTCTATCTCGCCGGCGACGGGGCCGCGATCGGCGGGGCTGATGCGGCCGAGACCAGCGGCGGGCTCGCGGCGATGGCGCTGCTCGTCGATCTCGGCTCGCCGGTCGATGAGCGGGCGCGCCTTGCGCTCCGCCGCAGGCTCGCTCGGCTGCGCGGCTTCCAGAAGGGGCTAGCGAAAGCTTTCGCCTGGCCGGTCGGGCAGATCCGCGCCTTGCCGGATGACGTGATGCTCTGCCGCTGCGAGGAGGTCCGCATCGGCGAGATCAGGCGGGCGATGGCGCAGCAGCTCGGCCCGGTCGAGATCAACCGGGTCAAGGCGATGACACGCTGCGGCATGGGGCGCTGCCAGGGCCGTGTCTGCGGCCCGGCGCTGCAGGAGATCGTCGCGGGCGCAGCCGGGATCGCAGGCGAACAGGCCGGCCGGCTGCGAGTCCAGGCGCCGGTCAAGCCGATCGCGCTCTGCGTGGCGGGCGAGGCGCCATGA
- a CDS encoding FAD-binding oxidoreductase: MSRHTADVVIVGGGLIGVWTAFFLARRKQRVVLIEKGVVGAQSSGTNFGNLRLQGRFPGQYPLSLRSQALWEEIEALIGEDCEFAQTGHLYLAYDDEERAKLEGYAQVSESHGLAIERLGPSELRKRWPWLSERAVAATFSARDATANPRLVTPAVARAARALGVSIIENACVTDVARSGDGFAVKTADGGHWNCGTLVNAAGAWAVAIAERFGETAPIVPAGPPQFVTEPFPYLIEPSIQAIDGSVIFRQIPRGNIILAGYPRTVADPVNHRAPVPPAKTLAAMRALARVAPILAQCHVIRVWSGIEGYLPDMIPVIGPSLTMPGLFHAFGFCGHGFQIGPGVGLCLSEMIVDGTTPTPLEPFSIGRFRESVAVSEKFRKEFDGA, translated from the coding sequence ATGAGCAGGCATACGGCAGATGTCGTGATCGTCGGCGGCGGGTTGATCGGCGTCTGGACTGCCTTCTTCCTGGCCCGGCGCAAGCAGCGCGTCGTCTTGATCGAGAAAGGCGTCGTCGGCGCGCAATCGAGCGGCACGAATTTCGGCAATCTGCGGCTCCAGGGCCGCTTTCCCGGTCAATATCCGCTCTCGCTGCGCTCGCAGGCGCTCTGGGAGGAGATCGAGGCGCTGATCGGCGAGGATTGCGAGTTCGCGCAGACCGGCCATCTCTATCTCGCCTATGACGACGAGGAGAGAGCGAAGCTTGAAGGTTATGCGCAGGTCTCCGAATCCCATGGCCTCGCCATCGAGCGCCTGGGACCGTCCGAGTTGCGCAAGCGCTGGCCCTGGTTGAGCGAGCGGGCGGTGGCCGCGACCTTCTCGGCGCGCGATGCGACGGCCAATCCAAGGCTGGTGACGCCTGCCGTCGCGCGCGCCGCACGAGCGTTGGGCGTGAGCATCATCGAGAACGCCTGCGTCACCGATGTCGCGCGCAGCGGCGACGGTTTTGCGGTGAAGACGGCCGATGGCGGGCATTGGAACTGCGGTACTCTCGTCAATGCGGCGGGAGCCTGGGCGGTCGCGATCGCCGAGCGCTTCGGCGAAACTGCGCCGATTGTTCCGGCCGGCCCGCCGCAATTTGTCACGGAGCCCTTTCCCTATCTGATCGAGCCTTCGATCCAGGCCATCGACGGCTCGGTGATCTTCCGGCAGATCCCGCGCGGCAATATCATCCTCGCGGGCTATCCGCGGACAGTGGCCGATCCGGTCAATCATCGCGCCCCTGTCCCTCCGGCCAAGACATTGGCCGCGATGCGTGCGCTCGCCAGGGTCGCCCCCATCCTGGCGCAATGCCACGTCATCCGCGTCTGGTCCGGCATCGAGGGCTATCTGCCCGACATGATCCCGGTGATCGGCCCGAGCCTGACGATGCCGGGTCTCTTCCATGCCTTCGGCTTCTGCGGCCACGGCTTCCAGATCGGGCCGGGCGTCGGGCTTTGCCTAAGCGAAATGATCGTCGACGGAACAACACCGACGCCGCTCGAGCCCTTCTCGATCGGTCGGTTTCGCGAGAGCGTCGCGGTCAGCGAAAAATTCCGGAAGGAATTCGACGGCGCGTGA